One window from the genome of Populus alba chromosome 15, ASM523922v2, whole genome shotgun sequence encodes:
- the LOC118028248 gene encoding CBBY-like protein produces the protein MEAAASSCSILHPLRSSSNYHSKHYTETPPRNNSSSSCCNNLYLGLPFSSTFLRNYTFPGKFVQQNLFTTFCLTPSSSKQNPSTEFAVLLEVDGVLIDAYRLGNRRAFNVAFQKLGLDCANWTQPIYQDLVRKSDGDEERMLVLFFNRIGWPTSLPTSEKGAFIKSVLREKKNALDEFVASKSSLLRPGVEDFIDDASNKGIPVVILTAYGKSVEKIARSIIDKLGHERISKLKIVGNEEVEKSLYGQLVRHKGILSGTNEELANEAMKAVSAQKQKIAEEVASMLKLSVSLDSTSSESLQKTVAALRAGAEYAGVSVNNCVLIAGSQSGVAGAEQIGMPCVVLRSSSTSRTQFPSAKATVDGFGGPDLTISKLLDKRWS, from the exons ATGGAAGCAGCAGCTTCATCATGTTCAATTCTTCATCCCCTTCGTTCATCAAGCAACTATCATAGCAAACACTACACTGAAACCCCACCTAGAAACAACAGTAGCAGCAGCTGCTGCAATAATCTCTATCTGGGTCTTCCATTTTCTTCCACTTTCCTAAGAAACTACACTTTCCCAGGAAAATTTGTGCAACAAAATCTGTTCACTACATTTTGCTTAACACCTAGCTCTAGTAAACAAAACCCATCTACAGAATTTGCTGTTCTTCTTGAAGTTGACGG GGTACTTATAGATGCATACAGGTTAGGAAATCGCCGGGCTTTTAATGTAG CATTTCAAAAGCTTGGACTTGACTGTGCTAATTGGACTCAGCCTATCTATCAAGACCTTGTAag AAAAAGCGATGGTGATGAGGAGAGGAtgctggttttgttttttaaccgG ATTGGCTGGCCTACTTCATTGCCCACAAGTGAGAAAGGCGCGTTCATAAAAAGTGTACTGCGAGAAAAG AAAAATGCATTGGATGAATTTGTGGCATCTAAAAGTTCACTTTTACGTCCTGGAGTTGAAGA TTTTATTGATGATGCATCTAATAAAGGAATACCTGTTGTCATCCTAACAGCTTATGGTAAAAGTGTGGAAAAGATTGCCAG ATCCATCATAGACAAGCTTGGGCATGAAAGAATCTCAAAGTTAAAGATTGTCGGGAATGAGGAAGTTGAAAAGAGCTTATACGGTCAGCTTGTGCGTCATAAAGGAATCTTATCTGGCACAAATGAGGAACTAGCTAATGAAGCAATGAAAGCAG TTTCCGCCCAGAAACAAAAGATAGCAGAGGAGGTCGCATCAATGCTAAAGTTGAGTGTTTCCCTTGATTCTACCTCGTCTGAAAG CCTACAAAAGACTGTAGCTGCATTGCGTGCAGGGGCAGAGTATGCTGGGGTGTCTGTCAACAATTGTGTCCTTATTGCTGGAAGCCAATCTGGAGTGGCTGGAGCTGAGCAAATTGGCATGCCTTGTGTTGTTCTTCGGAGCAG CTCAACATCTAGAACTCAGTTCCCATCTGCAAAAGCTACAGTGGATGGGTTTGGAGGTCCGGACCTGACGATATCTAAGCTACTAGACAAGCGGTGGTCCTGA
- the LOC118028251 gene encoding peptide methionine sulfoxide reductase A1 gives MLRNLATHFSCASSTTTSSTTPLLLLSKPFRSLSSKSLLFLSKPFNFPRTSKPISYYKPSMNILNKLGFGPRSPDPSTMDPTIPQGPDDDLPAPGQQFAQFGAGCFWGVELAFQRVPGVTKTEVGYTQGLLHNPTYEDVCTGTTNHNEVVRVQYDPKECSFDTLIDVLWARHDPTTLNRQGNDVGTQYRSGIYYYTPDQEKAAKESLERQQKLLNRKIVTEILPAKKFYRAEEYHQQYLAKGGRFGFMQSAEKGCNDPIKCYG, from the exons ATGCTCCGAAATCTTGCTACCCACTTCTCCTGtgcctcctccaccaccaccagcagcaccacccctctcctcctcctctcaaAACCTTTCCGTTCTCTCTCATCAAAATCGCTACTTTTTCTCTCTAAACCCTTCAATTTCCCTCGAACCTCAAAACCCATCTCTTATTACAAGCCATCAATGAACATCCTTAACAAACTAGGCTTTGGTCCCAGGTCACCTGACCCATCGACAATGGACCCAACAATCCCACAAGGTCCCGATGATGACTTACCAGCTCCTGGTCAGCAATTTGCTCAGTTTGGAGCTGGTTGTTTTTGGGGTGTTGAATTAGCATTTCAAAGAGTCCCTGGTGTTACTAAAACTGAAGTGGGTTATACTCAGGGCTTATTGCATAATCCAACTTATGAGGATGTTTGTACCGGTACTACTAATCATAATGAAGTTGTTAGGGTTCAGTATGACCCTAAAGAGTGTAGCTTTGACACTTTGATTGATGTTTTGTGGGCTAGACATGACCCTACTACCTTGAATCGCCAG GGGAATGATGTGGGAACACAGTACAGGTCTGGAATATACTATTACACCCCTGATCAGGAGAAAGCAGCGAAGGAGTCCTTGGAACGGCAGCAGAAGCTCTTGAACAGGAAGATAGTCACTGAGATTTTACCTGCCAAAAAATTCTACAGAGCAGAAGAATACCACCAGCAGTATCTTGCGAAGGGTGGCCGATTTGGATTTATGCAATCTGCTGAGAAAGGATGCAATGATCCAATCAAATGCTATGGCTAA